ATATCCATTCTAGTgcagagtcatggctgctcatctccacaagtcTTTTTCCGAAGAAAGTGACCGGcaatgcatctttcctctcccggtatccaggGTACAACGGCAGGGAAGTTTTCATCTGCCACCAATTCGGCCTGCAGTAGTAATCTTTGCAAAGGGGCACAAGGAGGACTGAGGTGGGTCAATGATGCTGTCACAGGATCTAAAGTGTCTACCGTTCTATTTCACACCTTGTTTTCAtaatttatctttgattcatttctaagcagtatccaatacatagaaacatagaaacatagaaaataggtgcaggagtaggccattcggcacttcgagcctgcacaaacattcaagatgatcatggctgatcatgcaacttcactaccccactcctgctttctctccataccccttgatcccttcagccataagggccacatctaactcccttttgaatatatcaaacgaactggcctcaataactttctgtggtagagaattccgcagattcacaattctctgagtgaagaagtttctcctcatcttggtcctaaatggcttaccccttacccttcgactgtgacccctggttctggacttccccaacatcgggaacattctgcctgcatctaacctgtccaatcccgtcagaattttatatgtttctatgagatcccctctcaatcttctaaattacagtgaatataagcctagtcgatcgaacctttcttcatatgccagtcctgccttcccgggaatcagtctgggaagcttcgctgcactccctcaatagcaaaaatgtccttcctcagattaggagaccacaactgtacacaatagtcaataTTTAATATTCACTATATGTAAGATAGCAGCTGACTACTGTCTGAATTTATGTTCATGCAATGTTTCTGTGTAAGTAATGTTCCTTCTAAATTCTTCCACAcggggtccctttaaatttgctgtggggCCGGGCACTATGCAGCCGCAAACGCGCAGCATCCCTTGCAGCAGCAGCAGCTGGAGAGTGGGCTGCGTGGGGCCATACGATTGTTGCAGGGCAAGGCAGCCACATGCCTTAGGGGAATACTGATGGGTGGCCCACAGCAGTTCACCAAAACATGTttggtggccctccagcccaaataactgCTCACCCCTGAGTTCGCAGATGGAATGAAATGGAAAGAAATTGTGAGGGAGAGGAAGACACAGAGAGACAGGCGAAGAGAGGAGTAATGGGAGAGCAAGAGAGCTACAGAGAAATGTGAAATATCGGAATTGAGTGCGATTGCAAAACTGTATTAGTGACAATGAGATAGTGGAGAGGACGTGAGAGTAAAATGGGAGAGACTGTGAAAAGGGAACTTTGAGAGAGGAGGTATGAGTGGTAAGGAGATAGAATGGAAGACTGATTACCAGATTTCAATTAAAAAAACAAGTCACATTAATCGGCTAAGATTGGAAGTTTGCTGACTTTCTTATGATGCAAATTACAATAATATCTTATGTTCTATTTAGATCTTTTAGCTCCTGTTCCCAACGGTAACCACCATCTGTTTTTTAAGAAATGGCTCATTGTCTTATGACTTTGAAATTGGAAAGCCAGGTGGTGCCTTGTTTGTTCAGCAAACTGTAACTAATAACTCTAGTTGTGCAATCTAGAAGCATCATTCGGGAGTCCATATTTATAAATGAACCAATATTTTCCGTTGATTTTTCATTACTACAGTCGGAGTGATCACCTCCAACACCAGTAGGTATCCTCTTCACACAGAAGATGCATTCTTCATCGCTTTATTGGGTCCGGGTCATATATTACCCCATTCTCGCGGCAATTGGAGTACCTGGTAAGTGACTTTTAGAAGGTAATGTGTCTGCCGCGCCATTTAACATATTGTGTTGTGATTTACACACTGTGCCTGGTAAATATAGTAGATAGTTCTTCAAGCCTTTGTCATTCACTCAGTTAGGAAACTTGGCTGATTGGTAAAACTAAATGGTAACGGGAGCCAACTTTTTTACTGTTTAATTTTAACCACAATTTGCTGCTTTCTACTCACTACATGCAAGTTGAACTTGTCGGCTCTGCCTACTCTCTTTTAACCTTGATGttctcttctctcctcctccacTTATTCTTGGTGTCATTGTCCCTGCTGTTCGTTTTATCCTTGATGTTATCTTTCATCCTGCTCCTGTAATCCTTGGTGTGGCCTCTCCTGTTCCTTCCATATTTGGTGCTCTCTACAATCCTGCTCtttttatcattgttgttgtcTTCTCTCCTGTCCCTTTACTTCTTGGTGTTTTCTTCTGTCGTGTTTCATTTTATCATTTGTTCTCTTCTCTCCTTGTGCCTATTATCCTCCCCCTCCTACCATTTGTTCTTGGTGCTGCGATTTCTCCTGGTTTATCATATCCTCAGCGTTGGCTTATTTTATGGAGCACCCTAGATTCGAAGTGCCTGTGGAAACTCAACGTGAAATCTCACAGATAAAGAATCTTGTGACGGACGAAGCATCTTTGACCTCTGATATCGTGTCACAATCCAAAGGAGAGGGGAGCACAGGGCGAGGAGAATTATTCAATATCGCATCTACATGAAGCCAGTTGATGCTGCACTCTTGACTCCGTTTAAAGATGTGATTGTTTTTGTTCCTGTACACACAGTGAACttggtggcgattgtgatcctgaaccggggaaagtgcggcctctccaaatgcatcactcgctacctggtggccatggcgacAGCGGATCTGATGGTGATTGTCTGTGATGTGATATTATGTTGGATCACTGACCTGTATTGGTGGAACACTTTCCTGTACTACACTCCCGTGTGCAGATTCATTCACTTCCTGGCTCGGACTGCCATAGACAGTTCTGTTTGGTTAACGgtcgcttttacctttgatcggtttgtagccatttgttgtcagaagctgaaaaccaaatattgcaccgagagaaccgcGGCTGTGGTTATAGTGACCGTTAGTGCGCTGTTCTGTTTAAAGAACATTCCCTGGCCTTTCGTGTATACTCCTTATATTACAGCTAATAACATACCGCGGGGTTGCCGTGCAAAAGTACAGTTTTATATTGCACCCACATGGAGAGCTTTTTCTTGGTTTGAACAGCTGTTAACCCCATTGCTTCCCTTCTGTGTGATTTTACTTTTGAACGCTCTCACCGTCAGActcattttagtggccagtcgggCCCGAAGGAGCCTCCGGGATGGCAGCAATGGTAAGAAAGACCAGGACCCCGAGATGAGGAACCGCAGAAGGTCCATTGTTTTACTATTTGCTCTATCCGGCAGTTTCATTCTGCTCTGGATGTCAACCGTTGTATATTTCTTCTTATATCGAATTACAAGCGCTTTTCGTCACAGGTTGTTGTTTAGCCCTTTTCAAAAGTTTGAACACGCGGGaattatgcttcagctcctgagttcctGCACAAACACGGCCATTTACACAGTGACCCAGAGTAAGTTCAGGGAGGAGATGATCAATGTGCTCAAATATCCCTTTACACTATTTCATAAATCAGTTGAATTATGCAAGTGGCAGgactgacttccccaacatcgcattTCTACTTCATATCACAATGATCATGGACATTTGCGAAAGGGAATGAGCAATTGAAGAACACAGGCATCATGAAAATTCATGTATTTTCATTCTTCGGGATAGATAATAACTTATTGGTCACACATAACACTGGTATTGTGCATCCACTACCCATTATCAAAATGGCAGAAGTTCTATTTTGTTTTTAATCAATGAGAGTCATAATTGGACAAGTTCAATAAGGGTGGCGGATCAACAACACCAGTTTTACACACGGGCATCAAGCCTAAAATCTAAAGCAGTGCCGGAGAAGATAAACTTGGCCGGTATTCAATCCAAGCGACAGTGACACCGGATCCCGTGTTACACTTTTCCCAATTTTGTTTTTCACTTACGTCAGTGGGGATCATTTTATCTTTACACAAAAGCGATATTCGATAAGCCACCATTAAATACTGGGCCCGAGAATGCCAAAAGATAAAATAGCACAGAATGTTCTCCGTCACACCTTTTTTTAATTTCCCTCTGCTGGTTTCTCTGCATCACTGTACTCAGTaactccacactctctccctctgctggtgtcactCTCTGTTTCACTGTACTCAGTAACTCTACTCTCTATCTCCCTCTACTGATGTCTCGCTCTGCATCACTCTACTCTCTATTTCCCTCTGCTGGTTTCTCTGCCTCACTGTACTCAGTGACTctgctctctatctccctctgctggtgtctctctctGCATCACTGTACTCGGTAATTCTGCTTTCTATCTCCTTCTGCTGGTGTCTCTCACTGCATCACTGTACTCAATAACTctgctctctatctccctctgctagTTTTTCTGCATCACAGGAGCAGGCACAAAGGGCCAAGTGGCCTTCTCCAGCTACTATGTCttatgttccatgttcttatgttattttatAATTTCGTCAGACATATCTCAATCTATCTCACCCTGATGCTGTCTCTCTATCTTGCTCACCATAAACAGTGAGCCACTGTGGATCTGGCTGATTTGAGCCTCCATCTTGTCACTAGTCCCATATCAATGCGTGATGCTGAACAGGGGCAAAGTGTCAATGGGGAAAAATCAGGAGTCCTGATGGTGCCCGTGCAGAATGGGGAAGAATCTCAAGTTGAATATGTGGTGATTGCATTTGTTCATAGACCAAGGGTATTGGAGAATGATGGAGTGAGCCTTCAGGTAGAATCTCACAGAGTGGTCAATGAGAACTAGAGGTCACGGTTAAAGACCATATTGTTGATGACGTTGACACCAtaggcctgggtgcagccctcacgGCGGGAACCAGACTGAAGTGATATCATTGGATAGTTGTGAGACTGGTTGCTACATATTGATTAAGGATTTTAGAGAGAAACACAAGGTTAAATGTGGGAACATTGAAGCTAGTGTTGAGGGGAGGTGGAACGATGTTTGAGCAAAATAACACTGTATACTAACGGCCTATACAATATTTGACTATTGGAGATATTGCAATAGTCGCACAATTTCACACGCGACACCCTACTGGTGGTGCACCTTAAACATATTGTTTTGTGGAAGAAACATACAAGCGCAATGCACAGAAAATCCATTGTTGTTCACGGGCAACAGGCGTGATGCTCCGGATTTATTTCACTGCCCGCTCAGCTAGCTCGTCAATGGTTTGCAATGACATAGGGCAATGCACATGTTCTATGGCTCATACATGTTTCTTCTCAGGTAGATGGGTGATGCATCAAAATTGATGAAGGTCCTTATGAATGGGCAGTGAGAAATCCATATTAGTCCCTCTCAAATGTTGGATGTGTGAGCACAATCTCTCCTTTAATGAGCAGCATCAGAGGCATTGTCACTCACAAAGGAATCTGTCACTTTTTAACACGAATTTACTGATTAGCCATCAGCAATTGTTTCCCTGGCTAGAGCTCATCGAAAACACGATATTTTAAAAGTTGAAACATGCTATAATTGTCACCGTATTATTTTGTGTACATATTGTATTTcgcccctgttctctctctctttacAGATTTGACAAAACAATACATGTTATTTCCAGGTTTCCATCTACAAAGTTCAAACTTTTAACAGAGCTCGAGAAGAGTGATCAGGTGGAAATGTGCCTGCCCAGCGCTAGATTGAAGGACATTCTGTAACTACAGTGTATGGTCAAGGGCTTTGCAATTTCGTTCAATGGGCCAAAATATTTCCCCAAGTAACTTAGAAtgtggctcaaatttgaattgttcAGAATTGGTTCTATTGCTGTTTGTTTCCTCTTGAAAAACTCAATTGCACAAAAATAAAATACAAATGATGATTTTGGGTATTCATTTTTATTTTTGATCGCTGAGGGAGGAAAATTGAATCTAACGAGAGGGTAGTGGCGATGTGGCACTCTCAACCCTAAAAGGTTAACACAGCGCAATTAGaaatatcaaaactgagattgatatccTTTCTTCTGTAAGAGTATTTAAGCGATGTGGAACCACGGCGGCTAGGTggggttaggatacagatcagccataatttaagTTAAAGTTTCAAAATGCTCGCGATGCTGAAtgtcttactcctgttcctatcatcCTAAAAGGACATAAAAGTGGTACTTCAGCGGCCTGGCAGAAATACAGAGAGCAACAAAGGAACACAAATAAAAtattaagagctgcaaaaaggaatcACAAAAAGTAATCTTCCAATGAATATAAAGGCAAACAGTACAAAAATTTAAATCTGTATTAAGAGTAACAGAGTGGCGAAGGGAGATATGGACCCATTGAGGACAGACACATACACTCCTCGAAAAAAAACAGAATAATGGCAGAATCAATAAACACATAGTTTGCATCTGGTTTCACAGAAGAGGGAATACTATTACTAAAATGGAAACTATTAATAAATCAACTGgaggaactcattaaattcaatTTAAGTAACACAATGGGAATGGGGAATACATTTATGCCCATCCGCAGTTGCcattgacagaaagagagagattgaaagactgagagacaggaatagagagagagaaaaacatggATATTAAGAGCGAGGTACAGAGCAAGAGAGGTTGTggcagaggacagagagagagaaagaaacagagagagtgagagtgccagAGCGAGAAAGATAAATGTGACCATTGAGATAATAAGAATGAGTGAGAGACACGCATAGAGAGAAAGTGACCGAAAGAAAGGGAGAACAAgaaaggaagagcgagagagatggggacacagagagattgagagagagggagtgagagagacaaattgagagatggagagagatagcaaAATAAACTGGGGAAGCGATAGACAGAAAAAAGactgggacaaagagagagaacACAAAAGAGACGGAGAGTTAGATAGATCTGAATATGAGAGAGGAAGAGACAAGTGAAGAGGGAGTCACATGTCAGAGGCATGGAAATAGAGAAAGCGACATTTAAAGAGTgataaggatagagagagagattggggcagagaaagagagagaagaggcagacagaaagacaCAGATAGGgaaagggagtgtgtgtgtgatagagataCAGGGACATAGAGAGAAGCAGAAACtcggatagagagtgagagagagagagagagaaatatagatGTAAAAGAAAAGGTGGGAGGAATGGTTCGGGAGAAAAGGACTAAGAGAGGCACGGGGACGAGCGAGAGGAAAATAGGCACAACGTTCCCCATATGGACCCGCCCAACTCCCTTCCCTCACATAAGCTCCATTCTCCCCTTTTAGTACCATCTCCCATCTCCACCCCTCCCATTCCTCGTCTTATTTCCTCCACTCGTACTTGCCCCACTCCCACACCAGGACCCAGCTCTCCTGCCACAAGGCCCCGTCCGTTTCTCCTTGACCTGGACCACCCATTGTACATGCCGCTATCCCATACACAGATCCGcaactccccctctccccacacagctccccctctcccccacacaacGCCCCCTCTCCCTGGCACAacgccccctctccctcacccagaGCCATAGGCAGATccgcctcttcccctctcccccacacagaGAGCAACTCTCAAGGAGTAATAAAGGgccagagagatagaggcagagggaaACAGAGGTAAAGTTCGAGATAAGCAAAGAGACTGATAGATGGAGAGCTAGAATGTGAGCAACAGAGAAATAAATAAGAATAGAGATAGGAATTGAGAAGTAAATAATAGTGAGAAGAAAGAGATGGAAAATAACAATGAAAGTGAATTGAAATGGAGAGTAATAGAGAGAAGGACGAAAATCTATGTTGAGATAGTAAGAAACCTATGAGGAAGAAATAGAAAGGCAGAGAGCTATATAGATGGATGATTCACAGAAAGATGCAAATATAGAAatggagagagagtcgcagagagcGGGTTAGAGATGGAGATATAATAGGtaaagagagtgactgagagagaaagagagagatggtgtGATAGTAACAAAGAGTGAAGGGTGAAATGGGGAAGGGCCTGAATTACACGTATGGCAATATAGAGATGGAGAGCAAGTAACGGAGACAGGCAGAGATAGCGATGGAGGGAGTAACACAGAGAGAGATGTAGAGATTAgcagggagtgacagagagaggatgggagggatAGAGATGGAGCGAGAATAACAAGAAGCTTAAAGAAACATCAGAAAGTATGTGAAAAATACAACAGATACACCAGCTAAAACAAAACACAGATTCAGTGTCTAAAACAAGTCTGGCATTGTCGCATACTTCCTACATTTCCGAATTGGAAATGTTCCCTTCTTATTCTAGCACTCGCTGGGTCTGCCTTTCCTCCTCCCGGATGTGCTGCTTTCTTCTCCTgtccctgtcacacacacacaggtccGGAGTGTTACTATGACAGAACCCAAGGGAAATAAAGAATTGAAGGAAATACACAACAGAGATGGTGATCAAGATAGGAAAATATGGAGAGAGGTAGAGATACAAAGAGATAAACAGAAAGATCGCCGAGCTACCATCCAATTACCGCTCATTTAACTGCTATTGAGTTTCATGCCCATATTTGATTACAAATGCAAATTAACGCCCAATTATCACCAATTTATGGCCATCATAACTTTCAGCATACAGTTAACGCCAAGAATTAGCTGAAACGCCAGCCCAGATTGTTTTTAAATTTTGACATCATAAGTCGTGCACCACCCAGAATGTtcataatggaaactaacgcccaaattcCGCCCAGAATGTCGACCCAGCGTTCCTTTCTGCATTTCGCCCATATACCCCACAAATGATTGCACGCCCAAAAAGACactcaaaaaaagctgcactcacctgacattAACCAAGCggtgtggacaccattttgtaattcggaggacttttAATAAAAGGTTGCTTCAAGTCCACGGGAGCTTTGAAGCAATGTGAGAGAGAAAGCTACAagaagggagacagagagtgacTGAGACTTTGCACTCGTTGGGCTGGGGTTTGCGTCTCACAGACTCTCATCACAAGGCTGAACAGTGCCCCACGCAAAGGAGGGAGATATTCCTCTCAGTAACAAGTCTCAGACGGTGACTGGATCAGGAACATTTCATTACAACAGATCCCTTTCACGAGGAGCAGGAGAAAAATAATTGCCTTAAAAGCTGCGAGCATTCGTGGTTGGGAGGGGGAATCAAGGAAGAACGGAGACAGGGAGGTGGAGTGCGAGACATTTGCCTTTGCCCTTAGATCAGGGTCAAGAGCTAAAAAGAACCAATAACAGAATGAATAAAGTGAAATAAATGCCACTTATGCTGCTTATATTCCAGAACCAATGCTGATTGCATAAAGATAGCTCCATTCACCGGAACCACACGATAAATCCACACAGCACCTGTTCCATTGATTTTACAAAGGGAGGCCCAATTTCTGAATGAGTCAGCCTTTTTATCTCCCAGATGAGCTAGTGATTTGTccctgttccccccaccccccactccccgccacgcacacacacacacatacgcctgGAGGTTATTATGACAGTGGAATGGGAACACGATGTTATCTGAGTCCTGTTAATGTTGAGACCAATAGCTTTAACCGCTGCTCAAAAATCAGGTTCTCCATAACAGGAGAGGGCTGGCCTGTGGCTACTGGAGGGTCGGCTGTGCAATGTTTGTGTCGCTGTGCTAATGTGCAGGGAATGTTTGGGGTGTAAATTGCCCTTCAGGGGCAGTAACCAGCTAAGGCCGGGACTTCCTTCCCCTGGCACAGAAGTCCAGCACCGCCACTGAACTGGGCTTGCCGGCCTTCAAAGAAAGTGCAGCACAATCTCATTTGCTCCACTTCTTTTGGAGGTGGTTCCTGGGGCGATACTGGGACAGTGAGGCAAGTGCTATGGTGATGCTCCACATAGGGCTGATGCACTTCATGGCCCCTCTCCTTCGCTTAaagggtgtaagaataaaagtgtttagtaatgataaacgtTATGTATATAAACGTTAAAAGTGTCGACTATATGTAAAGACAAGTTTgaagaaacaaaatggataactCCCCAAGGTCATGTCTCGTGGCTGGGCAGAGCCCAAGTTCATGTCAGCTTTGAAACTCAGCAAACTAGACAAGATATTCATTCGAAAGCCTTTAACCAAATCACGGAAtgacaccggccctccagacagacacatgtctgAGGAGATGCCAATCAtgaacggccctggaaccaagatccaatcctgaggctttttaAGAAACTATGGCCTGAAGagttataaaaactcaagccaaagatggcTCTCTCTCATCTCTTTAGCACATGGCAAAGCAGAAACCTTCCTCTACAGAAAAaggagcaggccatgtgctttgccagagggacgtAAAGTActcctttttataccttttttattgtaacatcattgtatctgttgttacTAAGTGGGtccgtaggatagctg
This DNA window, taken from Pristiophorus japonicus isolate sPriJap1 chromosome 20, sPriJap1.hap1, whole genome shotgun sequence, encodes the following:
- the LOC139232805 gene encoding probable G-protein coupled receptor 139; translation: MKPVDAALLTPFKDVIVFVPVHTVNLVAIVILNRGKCGLSKCITRYLVAMATADLMVIVCDVILCWITDLYWWNTFLYYTPVCRFIHFLARTAIDSSVWLTVAFTFDRFVAICCQKLKTKYCTERTAAVVIVTVSALFCLKNIPWPFVYTPYITANNIPRGCRAKVQFYIAPTWRAFSWFEQLLTPLLPFCVILLLNALTVRLILVASRARRSLRDGSNGKKDQDPEMRNRRRSIVLLFALSGSFILLWMSTVVYFFLYRITSAFRHRLLFSPFQKFEHAGIMLQLLSSCTNTAIYTVTQSKFREEMINVLKYPFTLFHKSVELCKWQD